Proteins encoded in a region of the Pelobates fuscus isolate aPelFus1 chromosome 11, aPelFus1.pri, whole genome shotgun sequence genome:
- the LOC134576793 gene encoding histone H1-like, giving the protein MNRSTLDTSLRLGVNQLSVSLAALKKALAASGYDVEKNNSRLKLALKGLVTKSTLVQVKGSGASGSFKLNKKQSESKDKATKKKAPAKVKKPAPKKATKSPAKPKKVAAKSPKKAKKPSASAKKATKSPKKVKAAKPKKVVKSPAKKTVKSPAKKAAKHKAAKSPAKAKKAAPKKK; this is encoded by the exons ATGAATAGATCAACGCTGGATACTTCCTTAAGGTTGGGGGTGAACCAACTTTCAG TGTCCCTGGCAGCTCTGAAGAAGGCTTTGGCTGCTTCTGGTTATGATGTGGAAAAGAATAACAGCCGCCTCAAGCTGGCTCTCAAGGGCTTGGTGACTAAAAGCACTCTCGTCCAGGTCAAAGGAAGCGGAGCTTCCGGCTCCTTCAAGCTCAACAAAAAGCAATCGGAGAGCAAGGACAAGGCTACCAAGAAAAAGGCACCGGCTAAAGTCAAGAAGCCTGCCCCGAAGAAAGCCACCAAGTCTCCAGCCAAACCTAAGAAGGTAGCTGCAAAGAGCCCGAAAAAGGCCAAAAAGCCGTCCGCCTCCGCTAAAAAGGCCACCAAAAGCCCGAAGAAAGTCAAAGCCGCCAAGCCCAAGAAGGTAGTGAAAAGCCCGGCTAAGAAGACCGTGAAGAGCCCTGCCAAAAAAGCAGCCAAACACAAAGCCGCAAAGAGTCCTGCAAAGGCTAAAAAGGCAGCTCCCAAAAAGAAATAA